Proteins from one Enterobacter bugandensis genomic window:
- a CDS encoding aromatic ring-hydroxylating oxygenase subunit alpha gives MTTTVQHYLDKGLRGLWYPVLASWEVQSAPVGITRLGEQIVVWRNKDGQVQALEDRCPHRGARLSMGWNLGDRIACWYHGVEVAGNGEVKDVPAVDKCPLVGQQCVRSYNVQEAHGAIFLWFGVTADQQPDELTFPDELADTDSFSNFLCTAAWKCNYQYALENVMDPMHGTYLHSSSHSMAEGDRKADMVLQPTKTGFIFEKKGQSGVNFDWVELGNSGTCWMRLSIPYKKRFGPGGHFFIVGMVVPEDNDNCRVFFWRIRRVQGWQRDMWRFMYRNRLEKLHWEVLEQDRVVLESLAPNARDHEYLYQHDVGLSRLRRMMQKAAKEQLAMREEQQGAA, from the coding sequence ATGACGACGACCGTACAACACTATCTCGATAAAGGTCTGCGCGGCCTCTGGTATCCGGTGCTGGCGAGCTGGGAGGTGCAGTCTGCACCGGTGGGCATTACCCGCCTGGGCGAACAGATTGTGGTCTGGCGCAACAAAGACGGCCAGGTGCAGGCGCTGGAGGACCGCTGTCCGCACCGCGGCGCGCGCCTGTCGATGGGCTGGAACCTTGGCGACCGCATTGCCTGCTGGTATCACGGCGTGGAGGTCGCGGGCAACGGCGAGGTGAAAGACGTGCCCGCCGTGGACAAATGCCCGCTGGTCGGCCAGCAGTGCGTGCGCAGCTACAACGTGCAGGAGGCGCACGGCGCAATCTTCCTGTGGTTTGGCGTCACCGCAGACCAGCAGCCGGACGAGCTGACCTTCCCGGACGAGCTCGCCGATACGGACAGCTTCAGCAATTTCCTCTGCACCGCCGCGTGGAAATGCAATTACCAGTACGCGCTGGAAAACGTGATGGATCCGATGCACGGCACCTATCTGCACTCCTCGTCGCACTCAATGGCGGAAGGGGATCGCAAGGCCGACATGGTGCTCCAGCCGACCAAAACCGGCTTTATCTTCGAGAAGAAAGGGCAGAGCGGCGTCAACTTTGACTGGGTGGAGCTGGGCAACAGCGGCACCTGCTGGATGCGCCTCTCCATTCCGTACAAGAAGCGCTTCGGGCCGGGCGGCCACTTCTTTATCGTCGGCATGGTGGTGCCGGAAGATAACGACAACTGCCGCGTCTTCTTCTGGCGCATTCGCCGGGTGCAGGGCTGGCAGCGCGACATGTGGCGCTTCATGTACCGCAACCGTCTGGAAAAACTGCACTGGGAAGTGCTGGAGCAGGACCGCGTGGTGCTGGAAAGCCTGGCGCCAAACGCCCGCGACCATGAATATCTGTATCAGCACGACGTCGGCCTCTCGCGCCTGCGCCGCATGATGCAAAAGGCCGCCAAAGAGCAGCTGGCGATGCGCGAAGAACAGCAGGGAGCCGCCTGA
- a CDS encoding SDR family oxidoreductase — MNGLLSGKRIVITGAARGLGFHFAKACAEQGAAVVMCDILRGELAESAHALSERGYAIEPHVIDLADPQSIEQVFSAIGEHGQIDGLVNNAAMATGVGGKNMLDYDPDLWDRVMSVNVKGTWLVTRAAVPLLREGAGIVNVASDTALWGAPRLMAYVASKGAVIAMTRSMARELGEKRIRINAIAPGLTRVEATEYVPAERHQLYENGRALTGAQQPEDVTGSVVWLLSDLSRFVTGQLIPVNGGFVFN, encoded by the coding sequence ATGAACGGGCTGCTGAGCGGCAAACGCATCGTCATAACCGGCGCCGCGCGCGGGCTGGGCTTTCACTTTGCCAAAGCCTGCGCGGAGCAGGGCGCGGCGGTGGTGATGTGCGACATCCTCAGGGGCGAGCTGGCCGAAAGCGCCCACGCCCTGAGCGAGCGGGGCTATGCGATCGAACCGCACGTTATCGATCTGGCCGATCCACAGTCCATTGAGCAGGTGTTCAGCGCGATTGGCGAGCATGGTCAGATCGATGGCCTGGTGAACAACGCGGCGATGGCGACGGGCGTCGGCGGCAAAAATATGCTCGATTACGATCCGGATCTCTGGGATCGGGTGATGAGCGTCAACGTCAAAGGCACCTGGCTGGTGACGCGCGCTGCGGTGCCGCTGCTGCGCGAGGGCGCGGGTATCGTGAACGTTGCGTCCGACACCGCGCTGTGGGGCGCGCCGCGCCTGATGGCCTACGTCGCCAGCAAGGGCGCCGTGATCGCCATGACCCGCTCAATGGCGCGTGAACTGGGCGAAAAGCGTATACGCATTAATGCCATCGCGCCGGGGTTAACCCGCGTCGAGGCGACCGAATATGTTCCGGCCGAGCGCCATCAGCTTTACGAGAATGGCCGCGCGTTAACCGGCGCGCAGCAGCCGGAAGACGTCACCGGCAGCGTGGTCTGGCTGTTAAGCGATCTGTCGCGGTTTGTCACCGGGCAGCTGATCCCGGTCAACGGCGGTTTTGTTTTTAACTAA
- a CDS encoding IclR family transcriptional regulator, whose protein sequence is MANDQEVKYLVPGLERGLQLLLAFGEQHRDLTFAELHRLVDMPKATAYRVVQTLEYMGFLERNARTNTFSLGMNVLRLGFEYIASLDVAQVGQPVIEQLRDVSQCSSHLAIRDGRDIIYIARVSAAGSRINQVSIGTRLPVHCTSLGRMLLTDISRTDFEQLFPHERLPGNTPGQLHDREALWQMVQQDKARGFVIGESFFRHGISSIVYPVYDRSGRVAAVVSILVPSEEIPQTDRERLQNEVRLAADKISGFLGYLSQAS, encoded by the coding sequence ATGGCAAACGATCAGGAAGTGAAGTATCTGGTGCCGGGGCTGGAGCGCGGTTTACAGCTGCTGTTGGCCTTTGGCGAGCAGCATCGCGATCTGACCTTTGCCGAGCTGCACCGGCTGGTGGATATGCCGAAGGCGACCGCCTATCGCGTGGTGCAGACGCTGGAGTACATGGGCTTTCTGGAGCGCAACGCGCGCACCAATACCTTTTCGCTGGGCATGAACGTGCTGCGTCTCGGCTTTGAGTACATCGCCTCGCTGGACGTGGCGCAGGTCGGCCAGCCGGTGATCGAGCAGCTGCGTGACGTGAGCCAGTGCAGCAGCCATCTGGCGATCCGCGACGGGCGCGACATTATCTACATCGCCCGCGTCAGCGCCGCCGGGTCGCGCATCAATCAGGTCAGCATTGGCACCCGCCTGCCGGTGCACTGCACCTCGCTGGGCCGCATGTTGCTGACCGATATTTCCCGCACCGATTTCGAACAGTTGTTCCCGCACGAGCGCCTGCCGGGCAACACGCCGGGGCAGCTTCACGACCGCGAGGCCCTGTGGCAGATGGTGCAGCAGGACAAAGCCCGCGGGTTTGTCATTGGCGAATCCTTCTTCCGCCACGGCATCTCCTCCATCGTCTACCCGGTGTATGACCGAAGCGGACGCGTGGCGGCGGTGGTCAGCATTCTGGTGCCGTCGGAGGAGATCCCGCAGACCGACCGCGAGCGGCTGCAAAACGAGGTTCGCCTCGCGGCGGATAAAATTTCTGGCTTCTTAGGCTATTTGTCACAGGCCAGCTAA